In Rhodamnia argentea isolate NSW1041297 chromosome 1, ASM2092103v1, whole genome shotgun sequence, the genomic window CATGGAAATTTGAACATTTCATTTATCATTCTTCTTTTCAACAGTATATAGCTAATTAAGAAGCTAGACGAACAATCAAGCTGTAAATCTCAACTTCCAGATTGACGAATCTCGAGACCGACCCAAATACAATATTTATAAAGGAAGTTCTCACAAGGAGTGATGGACAACAGGTCTATACCATATACACAATCTTCCATTTTCCCAACAGGTAAGATGACTTGCTGAAAAGATCGATCCCCATTAAGgtagaaggagaaggaaaatgcTACAGCCATAACAAGCATAAATGCTTGCTTTTGTTCCTGGAAATTTTAGCACCATTCAGAATTTTCACACACCGCACGTGCAGTAATGTTGATACATCATGGTCTGCTCAACGACAGTTATTGAAAGCAAGATGCCCATCTGGCAGTTATGTGCATCCTTCCTCGAGAATTACAGAACCATGTAAGCAGCgcccaaaagtaaaagttgcTTACCGGCACTTTGAGACAATGCACGCAGTAATGCAAGCCGACCAAGTTTAGCAGCACATTCACTTCTGGTCTGAGCAGAAACATTTCGACATCCTTGAAGCCAAGTCCCATGGAGTTCAAGTGCTTGATTGCTTTTAGGAAGTCTCTGATGTCGAGCGAACCGGAAACCGCACATTGGTTGACATGCTGAACAACCAACATAGCCTCGGGCATCTTGGCGTGCCACTTCACGTAAAGGTCCCTCCATCCCTGCTTTCAAATTCCAACCACCAACAAAGTACCCAAGCTACCATAATCATAATTTCTCTCTACTCGCCCAGAATTGCACAATCACGTGACAGCAAGTGACACTCAATCCAAAAAGGGACGAAATCATTGAACAAATATACATGTCCGAACAATCGAAGTCAAGCAATTTTTATCATCAGGAGATTAACACGAACCCAAACCCTGAGACCCAATGCTTACAGAGAAGATTACCTTCGAAGAGGAAGATTCACTATGATCAACTGATGAAGATTCAATGAACAAATCGCAAAAAGGCCATCTCTGTCTCGTCAGCGACTCCCACAAGTAATCCGACCGGCATAAGTCCCTCCAGAGTCGGCTGCAACTTCCCAGAGCACACAAATCACCCACCTGATGATCAAACCAAAACCCAAATACGCGAAACGATCGACAATCAAACAATCGAGTTCTCTTGATCGGTTCGACAAAACAACAGCCATAAAAGTGATGAATCGAGAATGGATCGTTCCGAGACCTGGAGGCAAGACGCGATTTTGAGGGCGACATCTTCTGGGAGAGAGGCTAGGATGCTTTCCGACTTCGACTTCTTCATTTCTGTTCGGGTTTCGCTCGTCAGAGAGCGCGAACCGAAGGAAGCGAGCAAACGTAGCCAGGAACGTGAATGTTACGATGATGATGGTGAAGTAGCCCTTGCCATGACATGGAGGTGGCGAAGATGGAGAGTCGCCGAGCCTCCTCATGCGATGGACCGGGTCGGGTGTCGAATTATGGGCCTTGAAAAGGGCCTAGTCCGTATCGGAGTCCGAGGTTCATATTTGTCAAAACACGGCCCAGCCCGACTAGTTTTCGGGTTGGCTCCAATTACTCCTTATAACTTAGGAGCACCGAGTTGTATCCAAAAACCTTGGCAAATTAAACCATGGCTCATGGTTTGGACTCACAAAACCAAATGAAATAACAAAACCAAGAATTTTTGCATTGCAGCCGATGAGCCTTTTGATCTCTAGAATTGGTTTTCAAGAGATCGTGCGCTAGAAGCTCTGGTCTCTAAAGTCCGCTTTAACCATGAACAAGTATGATTAGAGCTATTTTTTAGTTTAATCGACGAGTCCGAATACGATACCAGATGTGCTCATTGGTTTTCAATTCTCGAAACAGGGAATCAAACTGTTTCTCTTTGGAAACTACCTGCAATTGTACAGACCAAGCCAATCTGGCTGGTTCTCGGCCCTATTATTGATTTCATAAAAGCCAAGATTCACGACGACCAAAAAGCACCATGTCGATCTAAAGCGCCCTCATTTTCTATCAAAAAATGCTTCAGTGAAGCTTGAACCGTTCTTGGCCATTGTGCTTCGACAGAGACTTCTTGAagctgaagaaggaaaaaatgtcTCGTTCTTTGCCATCCAAAATGCAATCAGTGTTCCCACAAAGTATGAAGCAAAACTAGGAAAACTAGGAATCTAATCCAAACAAGTTCTCGAGACCAAATCGAATAAGCTCGATGAAATCTAAGCAAAAGCAGTAGAATTCCAAGGAAAATACAAGTAAGACTATTTCAAATGGTTCTGCAACTGAAATACAAGTATCACATCATGGTAAAAGGTGTATGTTGCAAATGAAGTCATGCCGAGGGACAGGGACAACAGCTGAGACCTGCGTTGCCTGGCTAGATCTTACCAGATGTTCAAATAGCAAATTTTAAAGGACATCGATATGTAGAGAAAGTGAACTGGACATACATCCCAACTTGAACACTGGACAAATCAAACGACTCCAAAGTCATCTAATATCATTGGAATCGATTGATACGGTGGCGAGGATTTACAACATCCTTTACAAACACAACATACAGGTATGCACACTGACATGCACAAACCTCAATCTTCTTGGAAACCAGCACATACCATGATCATACTTCTGTGGCACAACCGGCTGTCTATATCATCATGAATCACAGACTTGCGCGCTCTGGGAAAGACCAGGAAGTGCAAGTAGAATGGAATACGGATATCTGGACGCGAAGGACCTCATGAATGGCACCTCGATGAAGCACGCCGAGGACCTCGTTCTCCTGAGGCAACGCTAGTTCTTGCAGGGAAACCGAACGACAATGAGACTCATCTCGCATTCGGAAGCCATAGAATAATCTGCCGAGCTTCCACCATTTGACGCACACTTGACGTTGTGAGACCTTGCTATTTCGAAGAGCTTCCATGACATGCTCAACCTGCAAAATTTCTATGATTATTTTACCAAGAGTAAGTTCCAACCAATCTCCGGAGTCTCTTCGACATGATTTTGGGACCTCTACCCTAAcagaacaaaaatgaaaaggcaaagTATGATTAGCCCATATCTCTTCATCTGCATGGTGCGATTCCACAAATCAAAACCTAGTACCGCAAATTCAAAGGCAGGGAACTACGCATAGCATGGAAATTTAAACATTTcatttatctttcttgttttcaaCAGTATATAGCTAATTAAGAAGATAGACGAACAATCAAGCCGTAATTCTCAACTTTGAGATTGACGAATCTCAAGACTGACCCAAATACAATCTTTATAAAGGAAGTTCTCACAAGGAGTGATGGACAACAGGTCTATACCATATACACAATCTTTCATTTTCCCAACAGGGAAGATGACTTGCTGAAAAGATCGATCCCATTCATgtaggaggagaaagaaaatgctACGGCCATAAAAAGAACAAACGCCTGCTTTTGTTTCTGGACATTTTAGCACCATTCAGAAGTTTTACACACCACTTATGCAGCAATGTTGAAAAATTGCGGTCTGCTCAACTCAATGCCCAAAAGTAACAGCTGCTTACCGGCACTTCTAGCCAGTGCATGCAGTAATGCAAGCCGACCAAGTTTAGCAGCACATTCACTTCTGCTCTGAACAGAAACATTTCAACATCCTTGAAGCCGAGTCGCATGGAGTTCAAGAGCTCGATTGCTTTTAGGTAGTCTCTGATCTCGAGAGAATCGGAAAACAAACATTGCTCGACATGCTGAACAACCGACATAGCTCGCTCGGCCATCTCAGTGTGCCGCTTCACGTAAAAGTCCCTCCATCCCTACTTTCAAATCCCAATCACCAACAAATAATCAGAATTTCTCTCTACTCGCTGAGAATTGCACAATCATGTGACAGCAAGTGACACTCAATCCAAATTAAGCAATTTTTATCAAGCAAATATACATGTCCGAACCATCAAAATTAAGCAATTTTTATAATCAAAGCATGAACACGAACCCAATTCTCAGACCCTATGCTTCACAAGAAGACTACCTCCAAAGAGGAAGAGTCACCATGATCAACTGATGAAGATTCAGTGGAGAAATTCAAAGAAGGCCATCTCTGTCTCGTCAGCGACTCCCACAAGACATCCGACCCGCAAAATTCCCTCCAGAATCGGCTGCAACTTCCCAGAGCACACAAATCACCCACCTGACGATCAAACCAAAACCCAAAATACGCAAAATAATCGACAGCTCAACATTCAAGTTCTCGTGGTCGGATCCACAATATAAGAGCCATAAAAGAGATGAATCGAGAAGGAATTGTTCCTATACCGGGAGGAAAGACGCGATTTTGAGGGCGATATCTTCTGGGAGAGAGGCTTGGAGGCTTTCCGACTGCTTCATTTCTCTCCTGGTTTCGCCCATCAGAGAGAGAGCGAACGTGAATACTATGATGACAAGGTAACGATGATGATGGTGAAGTAGCTCGTGCACGTAAGGAAGAGAAGCTTGCTTTTGGCAAATCAAATGGGAAACTTCTGAAGCTTTCCTTCAATGACTCTCCATCTCCCCCATATGGCGGAGATGGAGAGTCGCTGAGCCTACGCCTGTGATGGACCGTATCGGGTGACGAGTTATGGGCCTTGACGCTAGGCCCAGCCCGTATCCGAGCCAGAGATTCCGATTTGCTGGGAAAAgtacaagaaaagaaatgcaaaatgacggtccataaactttgacaTAATATGTaatatagttcatgaacttttaatttaattaatatggtcccgaaactttaacccaatgtgcaatatggtcattgaacttttaacttgACCAATAAAGTCcataacttttggaacatattcaacttagtttcTAAATTTAAATCAATGGAATGATAACATTAAACATCTTTTTACAGTTCATGGACTAAGttaaacatatttcaaaatttcagggattattaaaagttcagggaccacattatatattagattaaagttcaaagactaaattgatcaaattaaaagttcgggaactacattgcacattggatcaaagttcaagaaccatttgtgttattttccaaaaaaaaagtgctgAATCTATTCCATTGATATtagttcagtcctaaatcctTCAATTGGATAaattaagttttaaatcccTTTACATTGGTAATAGTTTAGTCTATCTAATTAATTTTGGTAGAAAATCTCTGGCATAGACACTAGCTATCCCATGTGGTGTGATTGGACTTTTTTAATCTATTAGTTCAGCCGTGGAATTTTTTAatctgtattttaaaaataatttttttaattctttttatttttcactttggcctgCGAGGGTCGCTAGCATCCCTTGCCATTCATTGGGCAAGGGCTAGCCGGTCATCGCCTAATCTTTCGTGGCCGTGTGCATGGCCGGCGAGGCTGTGATGGCCCTAGGCGAGGTCATGGCCTTGACTAGGGCTTTCACAGCCACGAACAAGGGCCGGCTAACCATTGCTAGccaaaaaaagaacgaaaaaacataatttttttaaaaattattttaaattattaaataatatcTACGTTAGCTCCagccgtgtcacgtaggatggccggcggtgatttccggtcaaaattgactgaatggactaaatttggaaatattgcaaaaagatttaggactaatgtCCTTGATAATGAAATGACAAAGCGATTGGGGGCAAAGTGGTAATTCTGAAGGCTTAGGGGTACTGGATTGCAGTATCCGAACTTTAGAAACTCTTAACTCTTCATCCACTGTCCAGCGGTCCTCCATGCTCTCGGCGATGCATGTCCGCCTATCATTTTAGATTTTGTCTCGATTTCGCCAACCCAATTTTCATAACGACGATGAAACACCATCTCGACCTCAAGCGCACTCCTTTCCCTCCAGAAATGCTTCAGTGAAGCTCGACCCGTTCTTGGCCGTTGTGCTTCAACTGAGGCTATTTGAAGTtccgagaagaaaaaaaatgtccctTTCGTTGTCATCCAATGCATTCAGTATTCGACCCACAAAGTACGAAGCCTTGAGAAGGCGTTTCTCTTCTCAATTCATCAGCCCAATTCAGGTGAGCTCAAGCACTCGTGCGTTTTCAGTCTCGCATGTGTACTCGCCTTCCATCTTTAAGTTCGGCCGAGAAAGACTCAACCCAATTACTGCTTCGGCAGCAGCAGCGGCTGAAACATCACCCTCCTCTTTCaggaacaaaacccccaaaGATATAAACGTTTTGGTCGTGGGCTCAACTGGGTATATTGGGAAATTCGTAGTGAGAGAGTTGGTGAAGAGAGGGTTCAATGCCATAGCAGTTGCCAGAGAGAGAAGTGGGATCAGGGGTAGGAACAGTAAGGATGAGACATTGAACGATTTGAAAGAGGCTAATGTGTGCTTTTCGGATGTGACGGACTTGGAGACCTTGGAGAAGTCTGTGGAGGGCTTGGGATGTGATATTGATGTCGTGGTATCGTGCCTCGCTAGTCGGTCTGGCGGAGTGAAGGATTCTTGGAAAATTGATTACGAGGCCACGAGAAATAGCCTTCTTGCCGGTCGGAAATTCGGAGCTGTGCATTTCGTGTTGCTTTCTGCTATTTGCGTGCAAAAGCCCCTTCTTGAGTTTCAGCGGGCGAAGCTGAAGTTCGAGGCCGAATTGGTGAAAGAAGCCGAAGAGGACGATAAGTTCACATATAGCATTGTGAGACCAACGGCATTTTTCAAGAGCTTGGGGGGTCAGGTTGAGTTGGTGAAGGATGGAAAGCCTTATGTCATGTTTGGGGACGGGAAGTTGTGTGCTTGTAAGCCAATTAGTGAGCCGGATTTAGCTTCTTTCATTGCAGACTGCGTGTTGAGTGAAGACAAGATAAACCAGATTTTACCGATTGGCGGGCCAGGGAAGGCTTTGACGCCTCTCGAGCAAGGGGAGATTTTGTTTAGACTTTTGGGGAAGGAGCCCAAGTTCTTGAAAGTGCCGATTGAGATTATGGACTTTGCGATCGGTGTCCTGGATTTCTTGGTTAAGATTTTTCCAGGATTGGAAGATGCAGCCGAGTTTGGGAAGATTGGACGGTACTATGCTGCGGAGAGTATGTTGATTCTCGATCCCGAGACAGGGGAGTACAGTTCTGATCAAACGCCTAGCTATGGGAAGGACACATTGGAAGAGTTCTTTGAGAAGGTTCTTCGGGAAGGAATGGCAGGTCAAGAGTTGGGGGAGCAGACAATTATTTGAATGCTTGGTGCTGTGAAGGAAATGGATTCAATTACCAGTAATTGGGTTAGGCAGCTTCAGTTTTGTAACCATTTCTCACCTAAAGTTGTGGATCCTTACCCGGAAAGTGATTGGGCATATGTATAATCTGTGAGTAAGGTATGTATGTAACAATTGATTCTTACTGATAATTGACAAATTCTGTTATTCACAACTTTGAAGTTATTGATGCCTCATGCACTGTGTTCACCACATTGCGTAGAATTATGGCTTAGATGTTAGAAATGATTTGAAGAGTAATAATTTGTATCAAAGATATGGTCCGATGGCAGAAACATATGCTGGCAGTAGAAAACTCATTAAAGTGAGAAAATCAGAATATCAAATGCCCTTGACTAATTATTACTGCTTTGTCAATCCTTGCCTGTTGAATTGTTGAGGCCTTCTGTATTCTCGTCGTGTTCCCTTTGGATAGCTACAATTCCTGAAGGTACTTTTTGACGTGGTCCTGGAGGAACAATTTTCGGTTTTGAGATTGGTTTGAGATGcattagaagagaaaaaggaaacatgAGAAGACAGAAATGGCTCGCTAATACAAGAGGACATTTGGGTTTCATAATGCGGTTGTCTttggtaaataatattttgtatGGATGGTTTTCTTTTATATCCTTGTTATTTTAATGTTCATGTTGTCACCCAGGCTCATTCAGTGAATAGCTGATTCTGACATTTTATTTGCAGTGGACACTTCTAGGCAACCCAAAGTCTTTGCAGGAAGTCTCTTGGGGAGCATCAAGGTACTTGTGGGAGTCTGATGCCCATCTTGATGCTGCTAGCTAAAAACTTGTTGTTCTTGCTACATGTCATATATTGAATTTAGACCTGAATGAAAAGATTTGGACGTGTTCCAGATTTTAGGAATTCTTCAAGACCATGTCCACCTGCAGTTCCTAGGCATAGGAGTTAGGTCAGAACTAGAATATGTGAATGTGATGCCATAACAAGTCCCAAAGCATACTCTTGTTGCTTATGTGGGTTGATCACTGATTGTATCTCTTTGTTAGTATGGTTTATATGCCAACCTGAGTCGAAAGGGGAAATTTGGAAGGCGGCAtactggggaaaaaaaatggttaaaaaagCCAAAACAGGATGATTTGGCTGCAAAGCTAATATCTAGGTGCTAAACGAACCGATAGACTTGAATGAGGATACCTTTTCAATGGGTTTCTCCTTGTTGAGCTTTGTGTCATGTAAATGCCATTCTTGTTACTTCAGAATGAGGACCTTCCGTGGAAGAGGAGTTTGTAATGCGCACTTCTTGCTGAATCAATTGCATAGCTTTTGGCCAGTCTCTTctccaagaaaataatttcatatcaTTAAATATAGTTCTTCTTAGACATAAAGAGTCAAAGAACGATGGTTctcggtcaaaccggtcaacctgTTTTGCGTTTCTTTGCTACTCCATGCTTCGTATAGGGCCTCAAAAACCAATCACTTTGGTCCTGGTTAATTCCTTaggttttaaatattttgatgtatAGCACCCAGCAAAATGTTCTCCTCTTCATGGACCACTTGTCTCGTGAAATTTGAGACGAACTGAAATGTAGATAGATTGTTAGAACCCTCTACGTGTCGCGAACAGTATCTCACGAATGTCCATGGTAAGAAAAAGACGGCATgtcactataaattccagaacaaGACATATGCAGTGACAATACAGAGGACAGATGATACGTTTCTTATCCACAAGCAGAACACATCTATGATCTATCTACCTGTACTTGAGGTACAAAACATAGACAACATTTTCACAGGGGGGGATCGTAAATAGCCAAGCCAAAGTCACACTCTCAAAAGTGTGACATTTCTTCTATTGTGGGATCTTCTTGTGCAGAGAGACGATGGAAAGGGTGATGAGGAGGATGAGAACAAAAGCAGCAAGGAACGACACTGCAACGGATGCTCCAATGTGCTGGCAGAACTTGTCGTAGACGTGGCAAATCTTGGCCCAACGCACATGGCTGTTCCCCTTCAGCGCTATGTATCCAACCCCTCCTGCTGTCCCTATTGCTGAGGCCATTATTCCCAGCATCACCTGGGCAATTCCCAACACAATTTTGATCGATGTCAGTGAGAGACTTTGTGTTTTCCATGACATTCCTCTCGAAAAGTTATGCAGaatccaaacaaatttctagCTTGCTCATGAGTTATGAAACGTTCGTGCTCCCGGGCCGCTAAAAAAGCACGGTCCATTCCGGAAActgaacaaaaaggaaaaaaattgtacaTTTACTCAAAAAGGTTTGCTAAAGTTTGGTGATTGAGAGCTCACCACATCCCAGAGcacaaagaagaggaggaagctGGCTGAGAAGTCTGGCTTCAAGACGACCGAGATGGATGCGAGGGCTGTGATGATGCTGTAGAGGCAAGCCACTGAGAGGGCCACTAAAAAGTATCTGCAACAAACATTAACTATTGTTaaagaaaagtgaaattaaTTAGTGGAAAGCTTGATTATTATTCGAGGACAAAAGGCGAATAAGCtttcctgcaaaaaaaaaaaaaaaacattctgtTCTAGGATGGTTCCGTGGCGAACATAATTAATCATATCGGAAATAACATGAAGTTCGTGCAATTTTTTTCGAGTTAACCAAGTTTTACGCCGTCGAAAAGATAGTATAACTAATTTTATCAGTTACAtcgaaagaaaaggaagatatcAAGTTCGTAAAATTACTTGCTTCATGAATATGTGAGAGGGATTGATTTaatgtcttccttttttttctttttagttaaGTTGACATCTTGTCTGGTACATCAATTATCGTTGTTGCAACTGATGTAATTTGTCTGTGTAAGGCACCTCGAGATTAGCAGGCCACGTCAAAACTGTCGCTGGACATGGAATTGAGGTCTAGCTGCTAATCAAGTAAGTTTCTGATTTTGTCCTATGTTTGGACAGTGAAGTTTCAATTATTTACCTTTCTTTGGCATGGTCACTGCAATTTCCAGGCATATAAATTTGTCTCTGCTTCCAGAAACTAATACAACTTTGTAGATAGATTGACATTCGAACTTAATAAATCAAGGCTAATCATAATTCGTTTGACCTATAATATCCTCGTTTTCCTGCCAAAGTTGCAGGAAGATGCTCTTCAAGACCTTCCCTCATACATGACACTTCTTCACCAAACTGGAAACAGAACTTAGAATTTAAGCACAGGCACATAGGAAAATAACACATGATAACATCGATGAGagatttaaacataaatttgaAAGAGATCATCCAATATGGATTTCGTGGAAATGACAGAACTTGTTGTTGGAGTTATTTTACATAATGTTATGGAAGGGATTGAGAGTCGATCTATAAGTGCGAGCGAAAAAGTCTCAATTTTTTGAGCTAGTTCTTTGGACGAGGAAGTCTCAAGACCACCCAATACCGACGCAAAATTAGctctaaaagttcaaaaaaaataagaagctAACTTCAAAATGGGCAGAAACTACTAACTTTTTCAAGCAAGACGGAGAGAGGTATGATTGAAATGAAGTTCAATCTCGACCTCGACGGAAGGGATTGGTTCGAGCAGGCTCTCACGCAGTATATCGAACCGGGTTTAGCATCTTTTCACTAGGCAAGGAAGAGATAGAGTAGCAAAAAGAGTAACGAGCAGAGCCATTGAATAGTAACCAGTGACTTACACGAAAGCAGGAGAGTTGTTGAACTTAGCCTCGACAGGCACCGGGAACGGTACTCCCGGAACAGAAGTTTCTTCCGTTTGGTTGCTAGTGACCAAGACCACGATTGCCGTCACCGTGGAAGCAAACAGCAACCCTCGAAGAACCACGTCCGCCGTGAACAAGTTTGGACCTTTCGACGGCGGCGGGGGCTCCTCGGCAGCAGGCTTCGCCCCCTCGGGGTCGGGTACTTTCTCCTCGGTCGACATGGTTGGCTCTAGGTGCAAGTTGGGCTCTAGTATGTGGTTATGGCCGGAAGAGTTGGTTGGTCGGTCGATTGTATATATGGAAGGAGGAGGGAGACTGAGTCGGTTCTTCAAATTTATTCGTTCGGTTGAATTAATTAGtcattttttgggttgaaaaagtTCGTGAAACGGGGAATGATTTTGATGGGTTGGAGTTAGATGTACGCAAGGCCAAATTGGATGGCTACGCATTTGAATGGTGATCCGTTTGGTTTGCTGCCATATTCTGTGCTCGTGTATACATCACCGTGTTGGAAAGGTCGACTCGGGACGATTGATGAGACAAAGAGAGGCGTGGATGCACGCAATTAACCGCAACTTAGTTCAGGATTCAGTTAACATGATCACCAGAGGATACTGTCATGGGCCAAATAGAAGGGTATCACGTATGGTCCGTGGAATTCGAGAAGGCTGCAGGAGCGATGACGTATGTTCTCGTCCCGACGAACTTTCGCCCGATATCGCAATCTGGTATGTAAACTTCGGTTCAATAAATCTCTTTGATCTATGATCAGGTGT contains:
- the LOC115753670 gene encoding uncharacterized protein LOC115753670 isoform X5; translated protein: MGETRREMKQSESLQASLPEDIALKIASFLPVGDLCALGSCSRFWREFCGSDVLWESLTRQRWPSLNFSTESSSVDHGDSSSLEGWRDLYVKWHAKMPEAMLVVQHVNQCAVSGSLDIRDFLKAIKHLNSMGLGFKDVEMFLLRPEVNVLLNLVGLHYCVHCLKVPAEYVMEALRNSKISQREVCVKWWNLGRLLFNGFGMRDESHCRLVSLQDLALPQDNQVLAVIHRGQFTRSFASRYPYSILLVLPGLSRSSQVCD
- the LOC115753670 gene encoding uncharacterized protein LOC115753670 isoform X8; the encoded protein is MGETRREMKQSESLQASLPEDIALKIASFLPVGDLCALGSCSRFWREFCGSDVLWESLTRQRWPSLNFSTESSSVDHGDSSSLEGWRDLYVKWHAKMPEAMLVVQHVNQCAVSGSLDIRDFLKAIKHLNSMGLGFKDVEMFLLRPEVNVLLNLVGLHYCVHCLKVPAGHVMEALRNSKISQRQVYVRCWKVPRTLHGLRFRDAPSRLVSLQALALPQEDEVLTMLHSTLPSMGSFISRFQYYIILALPGLSRFF
- the LOC115753670 gene encoding uncharacterized protein LOC115753670 isoform X4 — translated: MGETRREMKQSESLQASLPEDIALKIASFLPVGDLCALGSCSRFWREFCGSDVLWESLTRQRWPSLNFSTESSSVDHGDSSSLEGWRDLYVKWHAKMPEAMLVVQHVNQCAVSGSLDIRDFLKAIKHLNSMGLGFKDVEMFLLRPEVNVLLNLVGLHYCVHCLKVPAEHVMEALRNSKISQREVCVKWWNLGRLLFNGFGMRDESHCRLVSLQDLALPQDNQVLAVIHRGQFTRSFASRYPYSILLVLPGLSRSSQVCD
- the LOC115753670 gene encoding uncharacterized protein LOC115753670 isoform X6, coding for MGETRREMKQSESLQASLPEDIALKIASFLPVGDLCALGSCSRFWREFCGSDVLWESLTRQRWPSLNFSTESSSVDHGDSSSLEGWRDFYVKRHTEMAERAMSVVQHVEQCLFSDSLEIRDYLKAIELLNSMRLGFKDVEMFLFRAEVNVLLNLVGLHYCMHWLEVPVEHVMEALRNSKVSQRQVCVKWWKLGRLFYGFRMRDESHCRSVSLQELALPQENEVLGVLHRGAIHEVLRVQISVFHSTCTSWSFPERASL
- the LOC115753670 gene encoding uncharacterized protein LOC115753670 isoform X11, which translates into the protein MGETRREMKQSESLQASLPEDIALKIASFLPVGDLCALGSCSRFWREFCGSDVLWESLTRQRWPSLNFSTESSSVDHGDSSSLEGWRDFYVKRHTEMAERAMSVVQHVEQCLFSDSLEIRDYLKAIELLNSMRLGFKDVEMFLFRAEVNVLLNLVGLHYCMHWLEVPGRGPKIMSKRLRRLVGTYSW
- the LOC115753670 gene encoding uncharacterized protein LOC115753670 isoform X2, with amino-acid sequence MGETRREMKQSESLQASLPEDIALKIASFLPVGDLCALGSCSRFWREFCGSDVLWESLTRQRWPSLNFSTESSSVDHGDSSSLEGWRDFYVKRHTEMAERAMSVVQHVEQCLFSDSLEIRDYLKAIELLNSMRLGFKDVEMFLFRAEVNVLLNLVGLHYCMHWLEVPAEYVMEALRNSKISQREVCVKWWNLGRLLFNGFGMRDESHCRLVSLQDLALPQDNQVLAVIHRGQFTRSFASRYPYSILLVLPGLSRSSQVCD
- the LOC115753670 gene encoding uncharacterized protein LOC115753670 isoform X10; the encoded protein is MGETRREMKQSESLQASLPEDIALKIASFLPVGDLCALGSCSRFWREFCGSDVLWESLTRQRWPSLNFSTESSSVDHGDSSSLEGWRDFYVKRHTEMAERAMSVVQHVEQCLFSDSLEIRDYLKAIELLNSMRLGFKDVEMFLFRAEVNVLLNLVGLHYCMHWLEVPKFCRLSMSWKLFEIARSHNVKCVSNGGISADYYSMASECVMSPIVV
- the LOC115753670 gene encoding uncharacterized protein LOC115753670 isoform X13, giving the protein MGETRREMKQSESLQASLPEDIALKIASFLPVGDLCALGSCSRFWREFCGSDVLWESLTRQRWPSLNFSTESSSVDHGDSSSLEGWRDFYVKRHTEMAERAMSVVQHVEQCLFSDSLEIRDYLKAIELLNSMRLGFKDVEMFLFRAEVNVLLNLVGLHYCMHWLEVPAEHVMEALRNSKISQREVCVKWWNLGRLLFNGFGMRDESHCRLVSLQDLALPQDNQVLAVIHRGQFTRSFASRYPYSILLVLPGLSRSSQVCD
- the LOC115753670 gene encoding uncharacterized protein LOC115753670 isoform X7, producing the protein MGETRREMKQSESLQASLPEDIALKIASFLPVGDLCALGSCSRFWREFCGSDVLWESLTRQRWPSLNFSTESSSVDHGDSSSLEGWRDFYVKRHTEMAERAMSVVQHVEQCLFSDSLEIRDYLKAIELLNSMRLGFKDVEMFLFRAEVNVLLNLVGLHYCMHWLEVPAGHVMEALRNSKISQRQVYVRCWKVPRTLHGLRFRDAPSRLVSLQALALPQEDEVLTMLHSTLPSMGSFISRFQYYIILALPGLSRFF
- the LOC115753669 gene encoding divinyl chlorophyllide a 8-vinyl-reductase, chloroplastic; the encoded protein is MSLSLSSNAFSIRPTKYEALRRRFSSQFISPIQVSSSTRAFSVSHVYSPSIFKFGRERLNPITASAAAAAETSPSSFRNKTPKDINVLVVGSTGYIGKFVVRELVKRGFNAIAVARERSGIRGRNSKDETLNDLKEANVCFSDVTDLETLEKSVEGLGCDIDVVVSCLASRSGGVKDSWKIDYEATRNSLLAGRKFGAVHFVLLSAICVQKPLLEFQRAKLKFEAELVKEAEEDDKFTYSIVRPTAFFKSLGGQVELVKDGKPYVMFGDGKLCACKPISEPDLASFIADCVLSEDKINQILPIGGPGKALTPLEQGEILFRLLGKEPKFLKVPIEIMDFAIGVLDFLVKIFPGLEDAAEFGKIGRYYAAESMLILDPETGEYSSDQTPSYGKDTLEEFFEKVLREGMAGQELGEQTII
- the LOC115753672 gene encoding CASP-like protein 1D1; its protein translation is MSTEEKVPDPEGAKPAAEEPPPPSKGPNLFTADVVLRGLLFASTVTAIVVLVTSNQTEETSVPGVPFPVPVEAKFNNSPAFVYFLVALSVACLYSIITALASISVVLKPDFSASFLLFFVLWDVVMLGIMASAIGTAGGVGYIALKGNSHVRWAKICHVYDKFCQHIGASVAVSFLAAFVLILLITLSIVSLHKKIPQ